The nucleotide sequence CGATGCCGCGCAGCGCGACGTTCATGCGCTTCTTGTTCTCGTGCGCGAACGGCTTGGTCACCACGGCGACCGTCAGGATGCCGAGCTCCTTGGCCACTTCGGCAATCACCGGCGCCGCACCGGTGCCGGTACCGCCGCCCATGCCGGCGGTGACGAACAACAGGTCACTACCTTCGAGCATCTCGCGGATACGGTCGCGATCTTCCTCGGCAGCGGCTCGCCCCACCTCGGGGTCGGAACCGGCTCCGAGACCACGGGTCAACTCGATGCCGAGCTGCAGCTGACTGGTTGGCACGCACTTTTCAAGGTGGTCCCGGTCGGTGTTTGCACAGATGAATTCGACGCCGTCGATTCCAGCTTGCGCCATCTGGTTGACGGTATTGCATCCGCCGCCGCCAACGCCGATGACGCGAATCATCGCCTTGCGTGGCTGGCCGTCGAGAAGCTCGAAGATTTCGCGTGACTGCCCGGTGCTCATTGTTTGCTCTCCTGCGCCTGAGGCGCTGCTGGTGATGTCTGCCAACACCGCGGCCCCGAAGGACGCGCGACCCACCTCATGCCTTGTTTACAAACGGATACTTCTCCACCGAATGATGATGATTCATCACAGTTTGTAAGTCAACATAAAAGCGGCATTAATTTAAGAAAAATCACACCTCGATCCTGAGGTTGATTCAGAAGTTTCCCGCCACCCATTCCTTGATGCGGCGGACCCAGTAACTCGGATGTCGTTCCTGCCCCGCGATGCTGCGCGGCGCTGCGCGGTGCCCATGCAACAGCAGCCCGACGGCGGTGGCGTAGCCGGGGTCGCGCGCGAGGTCATTAAGACCGCGGATGTTCTGCGGCAGACCAATTCGTACGGGCACTTCGAACACGGCCTCGGCCAGTTCCTGAACCCCGGGCATGGCGCTGGCGCCGCCGGTCAGCACAACCCCGCCACCTGCCACCATTTCGTAGGTCTCGGAACGCTGCAGCTCCTTGCGCAGGAAGCGGAAGATTTCCTCGTAGCGCGGCTTGATCACCTCTGCCAGGGTATGGCGCGACAACTGGCGAGCCGGACCATCGCCGACACCGCGGACCTCGATAACGTCACTGGCGGCGACCATTTCCGGCAGGGCACAGCCGTATGCAATCTTGATTTCCTCGGCAAATTGATGCGGTGTGCGAAACGCCACCGAGATATCGTTGGTCACCAGATTGCCGCCAAGGGCGAGCACCGCGGTATGGCGAACCGCGCCACCTCGGAAGACGGCGATATCAGCCGTCCCGGCACCGAGATCGACCATGCAGACGCCGAGCGTTTTCTCCTCCGGCAACAGCACGGCCTCGCTGGCAGCGAGGTGCGGGACGATCAGACGGTCGAGGGTCAGGTCACAACTTTCGACGCACTTGCGAATGTTCAGCTGGGCTGACTCGGAACCGCTGATCATGTGCACCCGCGCTTCCAACCGCACGCCGAACATGCCGACCGGCTCGTGGATGCCATCGCGGCCATCCACCATGTATTCCTGCGGAATCACATGAAGGATGCGTTGGTCGGCAGGGATCAGCACCGCGCGTGCGGCATCGATGACGCTTTCGACGTCCTTCTGCGTCACCTCGCGGCCCCGGACCGGTGCCACCCCGGTGGAATTGCGGCTCTGCAAGTGGGTGCCGGACATGCCGACATGCACCGACTGCGCGCGGCAGCCGGCCATCTGTTCGGCATTCTCGACCGCCCGCCGGATCGACTGCACGGTGGCATCGATGTTGACGACATCCCCGCGGTTGACCCCGCGGTTGGGCGCGCTTGCCTCGCCGACCACTTCGACCCCACCCTCGGGCATCACCTGGCCGATCACGGCCACGCATTTGGAGGTCCCGATATCGAGTCCAACCAACAGTTCCCGCTCATCACGTCTTGGCATCATTGTGCTCCTTCATCCGCCGCGGACGTGCGCCAGCGCACCGCGAATCCATTGGTGTAGCGAAGGTCGATGCGCTCGACCTCGGAAAGGCGGCCGGTGGTGACCCGGGCCACTGGCCCATTGAGCACCGGCACGCGCGACAGCGGGTCTTCGCGGCCGAACCGCACCGGCACCCCGGGGGCGATACGGCCGATCCACTCACCACGAACATCCAGGGACAGCCCGGTCAGCTCGAGGCCGGCGTCGGCCACCGCTTCCGCCAATCCCAGGTAGCGCTGCATGACTTCGGCAACAGCGCCTTCCGGGCCATCCAGTTGTGGCAACCCGGGCGGTACGTCCGACGGCCGCGGGGTGAACGTCGCAGCGGTGGTATCGACCAGCGCCTCGGTCCCCCAGCGCGCCATTGGTACCCGTTCCCAGATCCGGACATGCACACCGTCGGGCCACACCCGCTCGACTCGCGCCCGCGCGACCCAGGGCAGCGCCACCACCGCCTGCTGCAACTGCACCAGGTCGAGCTGCGAGATCGGTCCCTGCAATGCCTCGGCCAACGCCACCCGTACCTCGGCGGCGGTCACCCGGTCACCCCCGCCGGAGACGCTGAGGTGCGCGACTGGGCGCGCAGTCTGCTGCGCCGCCAACCACAACCCGCCCACCAGCACCAGCAGCGAGACCATCACCGCCCCGGCGTTTCGCAGGCGGTCCGGTGCAGGTAGCAGTCGGGCGGTGGGTTCCATAACGGCCGCGCTCACCCGCGCGCCTCCGTCATCGTGGTTTCCAGCAGGCGCCGGCACAACGGGCCGATCGCGATGCCGGCGGTGCGCGCAGCCAGCGGCACCAGGGAATGCGAGGTCATGCCCGGCAAGGTGTTCACTTCCAGCAGGAACGGACGCCGGTCGTCCGCCATCAGGAAGTCGACCCGCCCCCAGCCGCGACCGCCCAGCACTGCAAATGCCTTCAGGCTGAGGGCCTGCAACTCGCGCTCGAGCGCGGGGTCGAGGCCGGCGGGGCAGTGGTAGTGGGTATTGTCAGACAGGTACTTGGCGTTGTAGTCGTAAAACTCGCCATCCGGCTCGATGCGGATCAGCGGCAGCGCCTGGTCACCGAGGACGGCACAGGTGTATTCGGCACCCGGGACGAAGCGCTCTGCCAAGACCGTCTGACCGGTGGCCCCATCCCCTCGCGCCAGGGCCCAGGCAGCCGCCACTTCACCCGGCGCCCTGATCTTGCTGATGCCGACACTGGAACCATCGGCCGCTGGCTTGACGATGAGCGGATAGCCGAACGCCTCGGCAGCAGCGGCGAGGGCTTCGGCACTGTCGACACACCGCCAGTCGGCCGTCGGCAGGCCTTCGGCACGCCAAAGCCGCTTGGTCTGCAGCTTGTCCATTGCAAGCGCCGATGCCAACACGCCACAGCCCGGATAGCGAATCCCCAGCAGGTCCAGTACCGCCTGTACCGTTCCATCTTCCCCGCCGGTACCGTGAAGAACATTGAAGGCGTGACTGACGCCGAGTGACGGCAGCGCGAACAGCTCCGCCGGCGTCCGGACATCGACCGCCACCGTGTCGAAGCCCTCCGACTGCAGCGCCGCCAACACCGTCTCGCCGCTCCAGATCGACACCTGACGCTCGGACGACCAGCCGCCCATCAGCACCGCCACACGGCCAATAGCCGCCGTCATGACGCCACTCCGACGATGCGAACTTCGGTCTGCAACGTCACGCCATGGAGCCGCTGCACTTCGGCCTGCAGATGAAGGATCAGCGCCTCCACGTCTGCCGCGCGGGCGCCTGCCTCGGTGACGATGAAGTTGGCGTGCAGCGTCGACACCTGGGCGCCGCCGATGCGATAGCCCTTGAGACCGCTTGCCTCGATCAGCCGTGCGGCGTGATCACCCGGCGGATTGCGGAAGGTGGAGCCCGCCGACGGCTTGCCGACCGGCTGGGTGGCCTTGCGCCGCGCCAGGCTTTCGCGGGTGGCGCGCGCATCCTCGCCGTCGGCGTCGATGCGGGTACGGAATACCGCGCCGAGAAAACCCAGGGCATCGGCCGGCAGGGCCACGTGGCGATAACCCCATTCGAGGTCACTGGCCGCCAGCCACCGCACATCCCCATCACGCATCAACACTTCGGCGCGCTCAACCACCGGCCAAGTCTCACCGCCCCATGCGCCCGCATTCATCGCCAGGGCGCCGCCAACGGTGCCGGGAATACCGGCCATGAAGCCCAAACCGGCCAATTGACGATCACGTGCAAGCTTGGCCAGTCGGGCGCAGTGGACGCCGGCTTCGGCATATACATAGGGGGAATCGGGCGTCGGGAATCGGGAATCGTCGATGTCCCGGACTTGCAACGTATCCAGCGTGCCGTGCAGGGCGATGACGGTCCCGCGCCACCCACCATCACGGACCAGCAGGTTGCTGCCGAGACCCAACCAGAGCACAGGCTCGGTGATCGGTAGCAGACGCACGAAAGCGAGAAGGTCATCGCGATCGGCCGGCTGAAAGAACTGTTGTGCCGGCCCGCCAACCCGCCATGACGTGTGCTTCGCCATCGGCTCGTCCAGAAGGATCTGCCCCCGCACATCGGGCCAGGATTCCCGGTTATCGATGCCCACCTCGCGGCTCTTCGCGACAGTCATGCGCCACCCCGGAACCGCTGTTGCAGCAGAGCGGGAAGACCGCCGATATCGCCGGCGCCGAGGGTCAACAACACGTCGCCGTCGCGCAGCAGCGGCTGCAGGGTATCGGGCATCTCGGCGACCCCGTGTACCAGCACCGGCTCGACCCGACCGCGGGCCCGGATACCCCGCGCCAGCGCGCGACTGTCAGCGCCCTCAATCGGCATCTCGCCGGCCGGGTAAACATCGCTCAGCACCAAAGCATCGGCTTCCGCCAGCACGGTCGTAAAGTCATCGAAAAGATCGCGGGTCCGGCTGTAGCGGTGAGGCTGGAACGCCACCACCAGCCGTTGCCCCGGCCACGCCGCCCGCATGGCTTCGAAGGTGGCAGCGATCTCACGCGGGTGATGCCCGTAGTCGTCCACCAACTGGACGCGACCCTGCGGCAGCATCAGCGGCTCATGAACCTCGCAACGCCGACCGACGCCTGCGAATCCGCGCAGGGCGCGCTGCATCGCTGGAACATCTGCCCCCAGCTCCTGCCCGATGGCCAATGCCACCAGCGCATTCTGGACGTTGTGTCGCCCAGGCAGATTGACGTGGAATGAGGCCTCCTGACCGTCGGCGAAACGGGCAACGAAATCGCTGCCGTTGCCACTCGCCTGCAAGGCACTGGCACGGACATCGGCATCCTCGGCAAAGCCATAGGTCACCACCGGCCGTCCGATCTTCGGCATCAGCGCCCGAACCTCCGGGTCATCCACGCACAGCACCGCCAGCCCGTAGAACGGCAACCGGTGCAGGAACTCGAGGAAGGTCGCGCGAAGGCGCTGGAAGTCACCGCCGTAGGTCTCCAGGTGATCCGCGTCGATGTTGGTCACCGCGGCCAGCATCGGCGTCAGGTGCAGGAATGACGCATCGCTTTCGTCCGCCTCGGCCACCAGACAGGCGCCCTCGCCCAGCCGGGCATTGGCGCCGGCACTCTTGAGCTTGCCGCCGATGACATAGGTCGGATCGAGCCCGGCTTCCGCCAGCACGCTGGCGACCAGGCTGGTGGTGGTGGTCTTGCCATGGGTACCGGCGATGGCGATGCCGTACCGGAAGCGCATGAGTTCCGCCAGCATCTCGGCGCGGCGCACCACCGGAATGCGGTGTGCCCGGGCATAGACCAACTCCGGGTTGTCCCGCTGCACGGCGGTCGATACCACCACCGCGTCGGCACCGACGGTGTTGCCGGCATCGTGACCGAAATAGAGCCTGGCCCCCAGCGATTGCAGGCGTTCGGTGGCAGCACTGGCCTTGAGATCGGTGCCGGTAACGGTATAGCCGAGGTTCAGCAGCACTTCGGCAATGCCGGCCATTCCGGAGCCGCCGATTCCGAGCAGATGGATGCGACGGATGCGCCGCATTGGCGTCCGCATCAATTGTGGCAGACCGCTGCCATTGCCCTTGATCATGACCCCACCCCCTCGGCCTCGATCACCGCCACGATGTCGTCGGTCGCCAGCGGCCGCCCGGCACGGCGGGCGGCATCAGCGCGCCGCGCCAACCCGGCGCGATCCAACCCTTGCAGCCACGCTGCAAGCGCATCGATATCCAGCGTCGCCTCCTGGATGCAATCCGCCGCGCCGACCGCCACCAGGGCCTGTGCATTGGCAGTCTGATGATCGTCCACGGCATGAGGGAACGGCACCAGTAGCGCACCCAATCCGGCGGCCGCCAGCTCTGCCACCGTTGACGCCCCTGCACGGCAGATGACCACGTCGGCCCAGTCATAGGCTGCAGCCATGTCATCGATGAATGGGGTCACCTCGGCATCCACGGACGCCTCGAGATATGCCGCACGTGCCACCTCGACCGTGCGCCCACCTTGATGACGCACCTGCGGGCGCTGCGCGGCTGGCAATCGCGCCAGTGCCGCAGGCACCCGTTCGTTCAGTGCGCGCGCGCCCTGACTGCCCCCCACCACCAGCAAACGCAATGCGCCCATGCGACTGGCAAATCGGGTCGCCGGCAACGCCAGTCCGGCCACCGAGGCACGGACCGGATTACCGACCGTCTCTCCGTGGGGCAGTGCGCCATCGAAGCCCTGCAGTCGCCGGCGCGCCCAACGCGCCAACACCCGGTTGGTCAAACCGGCGCGCGCGTTCTGTTCGTGAATGATCAGGGCGGTGCCGCGCAGGCGGGCGGCGACACCGGCAGGCCCGGCGACGAAGCCGCCCATCCCGAGGACCACAGCCGGACGTTCCTCGGCGAGGATCCGCGCGGCCGCCCGCACCGCGCGCCACAGCCGCAGTGGCGCCATCAACCAGCCTGCCAGGCCCTTGCCGCGCAATGCAGTGATCCGCATTTCACGAAACGGCAGACCGGTCGGCGCGATGGCCCGCGACTCGAAGCTGTCGGGGTTGCCAAGCCAGACCACCTCGTGCGCACGCTGACGCAGGCGTTCGGCGACAGCCAGTGCCGGGTAGACGTGGCCGCCGGTTCCACCCGCTGCAATGACGATCTTCATCGCACCCGCTCCTTCGCCGACGCACGGTTTTCGTAATCGACCCGCAGGATCAACCCAAGCATCGCCAGCACGGTGATCAGCGAGGAGCCGCCGTAGGACAGCAGCGGTAGGGTCAGCCCCTTGGTCGGCAGCAGCCCCATGTTGACCGACAGGTTGATCAGCGCCTGCAAGCCAATCCAGCCGGTAAGGCCATAGCAGAGGTAAGCGGCGAACCTGGCGTCGCGCTGCTCGGCGGCTCGGGCGATGGCGAAGCCACGCCAAACCACCACCGCAAACAGTGCCAGGAGCGCGGTAACCCCGATCAGGCCGAACTCCTCGGCGAGGATGGCGAAGATGAAGTCGGTGTGCATTTCCGGCAGATACAGCAGCTTCTGCACGCTATTGCCCAGACCAACGCCGGCCCACTCACCACGTCCGACCGCAATCAGCGACTGTGCCAGCTGCCAGCCCCCGTTTTCGACATCGGCCCAGGGATTGGTGAAGCTGAGAATGCGACGCATGCGATAACTTTCCATCATCGCCACCCCTGCCAGCCCGACGGCAGCAATGGTGATCAACCCCAGGTAATAGGTCACGGGCGCGCCGCCCATGAACAGCATCAGGAAGGCCACGGCGAACAGGATGGCGGTGGCGCCGAAGTCCGGTTCCGCCAGCAGCAGCACGGCCGGAATCACCAACAGCAACACCGGTTTGGCCAGCCCCTTGAAGCTGTGCTGCACCTCGACCTGGCGGCGCACGATGTAGCCCGCCAGATACAGAATCAACGCCAGTCGCGCCGGCTCCGAGGCCTGCACCCGGATGAAGGGCAGATCGAGCCAGCGACGGGAGTAGTTCACTTCAACCCCGATGCCGGGAATCAGCACCAGGGTCAGTAACAGCAGGGCCAGACCGAACAGCAGCCAGCTGCTCTGTTCCCAGACGCGCACTGGAAGACAGTACAGCGCGAAACCGACGGCACCGCCAAGTCCGATGAAGATCAGCTGACGCCAGAAAAAGTGGAACGGGTCGTCGTAGACCTTTTCGGCATGTGCCACCGAGGCCGAGGCGACCATGATCAGGCCCCAGACCATCAGCGTGACGGCGGCCAGAACGAGCGCGCCATCAATACCGTAGCGCGTCCGCGGCAATTGCAGGGGCATGGCGAGATCGGTCATGCCAGCGCCTCCACCAGCTGCTCGAAGCGCTCGCCGCGTTCGATGTAGTTGTGGAACTGATCGAGGCTGGCGCACGCCGGCGACAGCAACACGGTCGCCCCGGGGGTGGCACGCGAGTGCGCGGCCGTCACCGCCGCCTCCAGCGTCAGGACTCGGGTCACCGGGACCTGCGCACGGACCGACGCTTCAATCACTGCAGCATCTTCGCCAAACAGGTAGGCGTGCCCATTGCGTTCATTGAGTGCCA is from Flagellatimonas centrodinii and encodes:
- the murC gene encoding UDP-N-acetylmuramate--L-alanine ligase is translated as MIKGNGSGLPQLMRTPMRRIRRIHLLGIGGSGMAGIAEVLLNLGYTVTGTDLKASAATERLQSLGARLYFGHDAGNTVGADAVVVSTAVQRDNPELVYARAHRIPVVRRAEMLAELMRFRYGIAIAGTHGKTTTTSLVASVLAEAGLDPTYVIGGKLKSAGANARLGEGACLVAEADESDASFLHLTPMLAAVTNIDADHLETYGGDFQRLRATFLEFLHRLPFYGLAVLCVDDPEVRALMPKIGRPVVTYGFAEDADVRASALQASGNGSDFVARFADGQEASFHVNLPGRHNVQNALVALAIGQELGADVPAMQRALRGFAGVGRRCEVHEPLMLPQGRVQLVDDYGHHPREIAATFEAMRAAWPGQRLVVAFQPHRYSRTRDLFDDFTTVLAEADALVLSDVYPAGEMPIEGADSRALARGIRARGRVEPVLVHGVAEMPDTLQPLLRDGDVLLTLGAGDIGGLPALLQQRFRGGA
- the ftsW gene encoding putative lipid II flippase FtsW, producing the protein MTDLAMPLQLPRTRYGIDGALVLAAVTLMVWGLIMVASASVAHAEKVYDDPFHFFWRQLIFIGLGGAVGFALYCLPVRVWEQSSWLLFGLALLLLTLVLIPGIGVEVNYSRRWLDLPFIRVQASEPARLALILYLAGYIVRRQVEVQHSFKGLAKPVLLLVIPAVLLLAEPDFGATAILFAVAFLMLFMGGAPVTYYLGLITIAAVGLAGVAMMESYRMRRILSFTNPWADVENGGWQLAQSLIAVGRGEWAGVGLGNSVQKLLYLPEMHTDFIFAILAEEFGLIGVTALLALFAVVVWRGFAIARAAEQRDARFAAYLCYGLTGWIGLQALINLSVNMGLLPTKGLTLPLLSYGGSSLITVLAMLGLILRVDYENRASAKERVR
- the ftsA gene encoding cell division protein FtsA, giving the protein MPRRDERELLVGLDIGTSKCVAVIGQVMPEGGVEVVGEASAPNRGVNRGDVVNIDATVQSIRRAVENAEQMAGCRAQSVHVGMSGTHLQSRNSTGVAPVRGREVTQKDVESVIDAARAVLIPADQRILHVIPQEYMVDGRDGIHEPVGMFGVRLEARVHMISGSESAQLNIRKCVESCDLTLDRLIVPHLAASEAVLLPEEKTLGVCMVDLGAGTADIAVFRGGAVRHTAVLALGGNLVTNDISVAFRTPHQFAEEIKIAYGCALPEMVAASDVIEVRGVGDGPARQLSRHTLAEVIKPRYEEIFRFLRKELQRSETYEMVAGGGVVLTGGASAMPGVQELAEAVFEVPVRIGLPQNIRGLNDLARDPGYATAVGLLLHGHRAAPRSIAGQERHPSYWVRRIKEWVAGNF
- the murB gene encoding UDP-N-acetylmuramate dehydrogenase yields the protein MTVAKSREVGIDNRESWPDVRGQILLDEPMAKHTSWRVGGPAQQFFQPADRDDLLAFVRLLPITEPVLWLGLGSNLLVRDGGWRGTVIALHGTLDTLQVRDIDDSRFPTPDSPYVYAEAGVHCARLAKLARDRQLAGLGFMAGIPGTVGGALAMNAGAWGGETWPVVERAEVLMRDGDVRWLAASDLEWGYRHVALPADALGFLGAVFRTRIDADGEDARATRESLARRKATQPVGKPSAGSTFRNPPGDHAARLIEASGLKGYRIGGAQVSTLHANFIVTEAGARAADVEALILHLQAEVQRLHGVTLQTEVRIVGVAS
- the murG gene encoding undecaprenyldiphospho-muramoylpentapeptide beta-N-acetylglucosaminyltransferase, producing MKIVIAAGGTGGHVYPALAVAERLRQRAHEVVWLGNPDSFESRAIAPTGLPFREMRITALRGKGLAGWLMAPLRLWRAVRAAARILAEERPAVVLGMGGFVAGPAGVAARLRGTALIIHEQNARAGLTNRVLARWARRRLQGFDGALPHGETVGNPVRASVAGLALPATRFASRMGALRLLVVGGSQGARALNERVPAALARLPAAQRPQVRHQGGRTVEVARAAYLEASVDAEVTPFIDDMAAAYDWADVVICRAGASTVAELAAAGLGALLVPFPHAVDDHQTANAQALVAVGAADCIQEATLDIDALAAWLQGLDRAGLARRADAARRAGRPLATDDIVAVIEAEGVGS
- a CDS encoding D-alanine--D-alanine ligase — its product is MTAAIGRVAVLMGGWSSERQVSIWSGETVLAALQSEGFDTVAVDVRTPAELFALPSLGVSHAFNVLHGTGGEDGTVQAVLDLLGIRYPGCGVLASALAMDKLQTKRLWRAEGLPTADWRCVDSAEALAAAAEAFGYPLIVKPAADGSSVGISKIRAPGEVAAAWALARGDGATGQTVLAERFVPGAEYTCAVLGDQALPLIRIEPDGEFYDYNAKYLSDNTHYHCPAGLDPALERELQALSLKAFAVLGGRGWGRVDFLMADDRRPFLLEVNTLPGMTSHSLVPLAARTAGIAIGPLCRRLLETTMTEARG
- a CDS encoding cell division protein FtsQ/DivIB produces the protein MSAAVMEPTARLLPAPDRLRNAGAVMVSLLVLVGGLWLAAQQTARPVAHLSVSGGGDRVTAAEVRVALAEALQGPISQLDLVQLQQAVVALPWVARARVERVWPDGVHVRIWERVPMARWGTEALVDTTAATFTPRPSDVPPGLPQLDGPEGAVAEVMQRYLGLAEAVADAGLELTGLSLDVRGEWIGRIAPGVPVRFGREDPLSRVPVLNGPVARVTTGRLSEVERIDLRYTNGFAVRWRTSAADEGAQ